The Spirochaetota bacterium genome includes the window AACATACTCGACGAAGACCCCATGGCGCCGAAGAACGATCTCTTTGAGCGCAATATCTCGTGGAAATGCGGTGCATGGGATAAGATCGAAGGCAAGGCGATGCCGGCGGCGACGCTTAACAATAATCTTATCGATGTCGATCCGAAATTCGTCGACGAGAAGAACGGCAATTTCCAGCTTCGTGACGATTCGCCCGCATGGGCCATCGGTTTCGAACGCATACCGGTCGAGAAGATAGGTCCCTACAATGATGCATGGCGCGCGAGTTGGCCGCTCAAGCACACCGTGCGCCCGGGCAAATCGCTCATCGGTCAGGCCGATCCGCATCCGGGAAAACCGGAGAACGTACCATCGGTATCGCGTGCGCCCGATATCGACGGTGTGATCGCTTCGGATGAATGGAGCGCGATGAAAAAGATAACGCTTGCTGAAACGCCCAGTCGCGATGCAGTGAAGAACCCGTGTACGGGCTATCTTGGTTATTCGGATAAAACGCTCCATGTCGCCGTGTTCGTGCCGGTGAAAGACACTGCAAAGCTCAAGCTTGATTCGAAGTGGGGACAGAACGACGGCATCGAGGTATGTTTCCGGCTCCATGAAGGCATCGATTACCGTCCGGGGCCGACATTCATCGTGCAGGGATTCGCGAACGGCGAGAAGTCGGTGAGCGCCCTTGTGAAGACCGCCGAGGACAGTGCAAAGAAGATCGCATCGGCTGCAGTCGTTGCAGCGAAGGTCGTCGAGGGCGGATGGAGCGTTGAGATGGCCATACCGCTCGATGATGCCGGCATTGCCGCGGGGCCGGGGATGAAGATCGGTTTCAATATCGGCGTGCGGCGCATGGAAAGCAATGAATGGATAGCGTGGGCGGGAACGAAGGAAGCGAATTTCCAGCTTGGCAATTCCCGCATTATTGTATTAGAATGATATCACACCCGAGGAGGCATAGTATGATACGAACGGCACTACGTATTATCATGGGAATAGGTGCGGCATGCCTGCTCTCTGCGCAGACGGAAGAAGGTCTTCTTGCGTACTGGAGCTTTGACGAAGCGGAGGGACAGACGGCGAAGGATGCGGGACCCTGGAAAATGGCCGGCGCGGTCAAGAACGCCGTGCGCGTCGAGGGGAAAAAAGGCTCGGCGCTCAAGTTCAACGGCAAGGACGCTGTCGTCGATATGGGCAATAAGGAACCGCTCAATGTCATAAGCGATCTCACGATCGAGTTCTGGATGAAAGCATCGGCGGCGGGCAATGACGGCAATCCGTATTCAGGCGTTATCACGAAGTTCGAACCCGTCGCGCCCAACGGCGAGGGATATGATATCATCGTTCATAAGGACGGACAGCTGCGTGCATGCGTGCGCGGCCCCGGGCGCATCGACACCGGACCGCGCGGCGCGAAAGTGCTCGACGGTGCGTGGCATCATATCGTCGTAACGGCGACGAAACTCTCCGTGTCGCTCTATATCGACGGCGCACTGAGCGGCGGGACGGCGACGGGAAGCTGGGAGTCATCGCCGAGCAAAATGCCCTTTCTCATCGGCGCACGCAGCGGTGTGGCGAATTTCAACGGGCTTCTCGATGAAGTGCGGCTATACTCGCGCGCGTTGACGGCGGATGAAGTGAAAGCGCGGTATAATGCCGCGAAATAGGTTCGATGAACGATGAACATCCATGCAGTGAGGTTTTCATGGCACGGCTCATATCACTTTTCATCAGCGCTATGCTTGCGGCAGGCATCGTGAGCGCACAGGATTTCCCCCCGGTACGAAAGGCCGTCGAGTGCACGCCGCGCGCAGGGCTCCCGAATTTCCTTGCGAAGGTGAAGGCCGGCGGGGAATACCGAATCGGCTATCTCGGCGGGAGCATTACCGCGCAGACGGGCTGGCGTGTGAAAAGTCTCGCCTACTTCAACAAAAAATATCCCAACTGCACATTCACCGAGATAAATGCCGCCATCGGCGGTACCGGCTCGGACCTCGGGGTGCTGCGCATCGATCACGATGTGTTCCTCGGCAAACCCGATCTCCTTTTCGTTGAATTTGCGGTCAACGATGCCGGACAGCAGCCCGAAGAGATAGTACGCGCCATGGAAGGCATTGTCAGGAAGACGTGGAAGAATTTTCCCGCGTGCGACATCTGTTTCGTCTACACGTTCACGGAGGCGCTCCTCAATGACCTTAAGACCGGCAACTTCAACCGCTCCGCCGCAACGATGGAGGTGGTGGCCGATCATTACGAGATACCGACGATACACATGGGGCTCGAGGCGATACGGCTTGAGAGCGAAGGGAAGCTTCTTATGAAAGCGCCGGAAGCGAAGATGGACCGCGTATCCGGCGATGAGCTTAACCAGGCGTCAAAAGCGGCGATGGGCCCTGACGGGAAGATACCGTTCTCAAAGGACGGCGTTCATCCGTATACCGACACGGGACATCAACTCTATATGGAAGCGATAGAGCGCTCGATGCCGGCGATCATAAGCGCATCAGGAAGCGCGGCGCGGCACACACCTGTCGTTGCGTATAATCCGAAGAACTACGGGCGATCGGCAATGCTCTCCATCGATGTGTCAGCGCGTACGGGCGCGTGGA containing:
- a CDS encoding LamG domain-containing protein, translating into MIRTALRIIMGIGAACLLSAQTEEGLLAYWSFDEAEGQTAKDAGPWKMAGAVKNAVRVEGKKGSALKFNGKDAVVDMGNKEPLNVISDLTIEFWMKASAAGNDGNPYSGVITKFEPVAPNGEGYDIIVHKDGQLRACVRGPGRIDTGPRGAKVLDGAWHHIVVTATKLSVSLYIDGALSGGTATGSWESSPSKMPFLIGARSGVANFNGLLDEVRLYSRALTADEVKARYNAAK
- a CDS encoding GDSL-type esterase/lipase family protein, producing the protein MARLISLFISAMLAAGIVSAQDFPPVRKAVECTPRAGLPNFLAKVKAGGEYRIGYLGGSITAQTGWRVKSLAYFNKKYPNCTFTEINAAIGGTGSDLGVLRIDHDVFLGKPDLLFVEFAVNDAGQQPEEIVRAMEGIVRKTWKNFPACDICFVYTFTEALLNDLKTGNFNRSAATMEVVADHYEIPTIHMGLEAIRLESEGKLLMKAPEAKMDRVSGDELNQASKAAMGPDGKIPFSKDGVHPYTDTGHQLYMEAIERSMPAIISASGSAARHTPVVAYNPKNYGRSAMLSIDVSARTGAWTKLPADTGLGASFGNRVDSLWKGEPGAALSFSFKGTAAKIYDLLGPDCGKLEVTIDGKVSTPVRMDSYCTYHRLALLSLGSDLENTTHTVSIKVLGEKIDKAKILASRNPGVVEKDPAKYEGLYWYPGAIFIIGELVK